A stretch of the Saccharolobus caldissimus genome encodes the following:
- a CDS encoding B3/B4 domain-containing protein, translated as MKALNISDEARRLGIFVALTEVVNVTVRHSDHALDEIISKIEEKYKIQDPESLKNDPVVRAYRDFYWRIGIDPTKVRPSGEALRRRVARGSKFPRINTVVDIGNIASIETLVPIGLYDRDKIAGNLHIVLSSGNEQFLGLGGKNIEKLDKGIPILIDDEGKVLHIYPHRDSILTSITLETKNVVIVGAGVPNVDKTLVKRAVDFVVDLLEKITGGKREYETLVIT; from the coding sequence ATGAAAGCACTTAATATTTCAGATGAGGCAAGGAGATTAGGAATTTTCGTAGCTCTAACTGAGGTAGTTAATGTTACAGTAAGGCATAGCGATCATGCTCTTGATGAAATTATTTCTAAAATAGAGGAAAAATACAAAATTCAAGATCCAGAATCATTAAAAAATGATCCAGTAGTAAGGGCATATAGGGATTTTTATTGGAGAATAGGAATAGATCCTACTAAAGTTAGACCTAGTGGAGAAGCTCTAAGAAGGAGAGTAGCTAGGGGAAGTAAATTCCCTAGAATAAATACCGTAGTTGACATAGGCAATATTGCTAGTATTGAAACCTTAGTACCTATAGGGCTTTACGATAGGGATAAGATAGCGGGAAACTTACACATAGTATTATCCTCTGGCAATGAGCAATTTTTAGGATTGGGCGGAAAAAATATCGAAAAGTTAGATAAAGGTATACCGATATTAATTGATGATGAAGGGAAAGTCCTTCACATTTATCCTCATAGAGACTCTATACTTACTAGTATAACTCTAGAAACCAAGAACGTAGTAATTGTAGGAGCTGGAGTTCCTAATGTAGATAAAACGTTAGTCAAGCGTGCTGTTGATTTTGTGGTAGATTTATTAGAGAAAATAACTGGTGGTAAAAGAGAGTATGAAACTTTGGTGATAACATGA
- a CDS encoding biotin--[acetyl-CoA-carboxylase] ligase encodes MLIIKLGKVTSTQDFAEAVNDMLYEDFLVIAEEQTKARGRFGRSWYSPKGGLWFTYVKKNFKTEDVQLSGVKVALAIMEILRSYVDAKIRWPNDIVVNDKKIAGILIEAKTHENINYSDLFIGVGIDVNVKSFPPDIVATSLYLELGKEITIDINNIIDKIEQYLRMDNESSINLLNQNLSIKDKEVLLTGSNWEKKCKALFVDFMGRLVTECGIYEVEEIYRVELVKE; translated from the coding sequence ATGTTAATCATTAAATTAGGTAAAGTAACATCTACTCAAGATTTTGCAGAAGCAGTAAATGATATGTTATATGAAGATTTTTTAGTAATAGCGGAAGAACAGACTAAAGCTAGGGGTAGGTTTGGAAGAAGTTGGTATTCTCCAAAGGGGGGTTTATGGTTTACTTACGTAAAGAAGAACTTTAAAACGGAAGACGTTCAGTTAAGTGGAGTAAAGGTAGCATTAGCGATAATGGAAATTTTAAGAAGTTATGTTGACGCTAAGATAAGATGGCCTAATGATATAGTTGTCAACGATAAAAAAATAGCTGGGATCCTAATAGAGGCAAAAACTCATGAAAATATTAACTATTCTGATCTCTTTATAGGTGTAGGAATTGACGTTAATGTTAAATCTTTCCCTCCAGATATTGTAGCAACTTCGTTATACCTAGAGTTAGGAAAGGAAATAACAATAGATATCAATAATATAATAGATAAGATCGAACAATATCTAAGAATGGATAATGAAAGTTCAATAAATTTACTAAATCAGAATCTTTCAATAAAAGATAAGGAAGTTTTATTAACAGGGAGTAATTGGGAGAAGAAATGTAAAGCGCTATTCGTAGATTTCATGGGGAGATTAGTAACAGAATGTGGAATATATGAAGTTGAGGAAATTTACAGAGTAGAGCTAGTAAAGGAGTAA
- a CDS encoding DUF309 domain-containing protein gives MPSRALLFYSKESFSDANLLKSRLRENGINVIDVRTGKYIEIDIIDEPRKVIKLLGEPLFIVTEINGNFKELFYEMRFWECHEILEEKWKKLENKLERDYLQALILICASLIKYLKGDVKTSDILIEKALSLISDLPQELLPLLYVRFGLNS, from the coding sequence ATGCCGAGTAGAGCTCTTCTATTTTATTCCAAGGAATCTTTCTCTGATGCTAACTTACTTAAATCTCGTTTAAGGGAAAATGGAATAAACGTCATAGACGTGAGAACGGGGAAATATATAGAGATAGATATAATAGATGAACCTAGAAAAGTTATTAAATTATTGGGTGAACCATTGTTCATAGTTACCGAAATAAATGGTAATTTTAAGGAATTATTTTATGAAATGAGATTTTGGGAATGTCATGAAATTCTAGAGGAGAAATGGAAAAAATTGGAAAATAAGCTAGAGAGGGATTATTTACAAGCTCTAATATTAATTTGTGCATCACTTATAAAATATTTAAAAGGTGATGTAAAAACCTCTGATATTTTAATTGAAAAAGCTTTATCTCTTATATCCGATCTTCCTCAAGAACTCCTTCCTCTCCTTTATGTCAGATTCGGACTCAACTCCTAA
- a CDS encoding adenosine-specific kinase, with the protein MSVKIDVVRIDIPEGTNVIIGQSHFIKTVEDLYETLSSSSPHIKFGIAFNEASGKRLIRYDGNDEDLIKLAIEQAKKIGAGHVFVIYLKNSYPINVLNRIKNVDEVVRIFAATANPLQVLVAETDQGRGIIGVIDGFTPLGVESESDIKERKEFLRKIGYKR; encoded by the coding sequence ATGAGTGTAAAAATAGATGTAGTCAGAATAGATATACCAGAAGGGACTAATGTAATAATAGGGCAATCGCATTTTATTAAAACCGTTGAAGATCTATATGAAACCTTATCCTCATCTAGTCCTCATATAAAATTTGGTATAGCATTTAATGAGGCAAGTGGAAAAAGATTAATAAGATACGATGGTAACGATGAGGATCTAATTAAGCTGGCAATAGAGCAAGCTAAAAAGATAGGTGCAGGTCATGTATTTGTAATCTACTTGAAGAACAGTTATCCAATTAACGTATTAAATAGAATAAAGAACGTAGATGAGGTAGTAAGAATATTCGCCGCCACTGCAAACCCATTGCAAGTTTTAGTAGCAGAAACGGATCAAGGTAGAGGAATTATCGGAGTAATAGACGGATTCACCCCATTAGGAGTTGAGTCCGAATCTGACATAAAGGAGAGGAAGGAGTTCTTGAGGAAGATCGGATATAAGAGATAA
- the tldD gene encoding zinc metalloprotease TldD yields the protein MFEYLKRAEILGATFADIRYEKIESRSITITEERKYLNQGEEEGYFIRVIQNRNFGFKSTNKISNIDIEDAINSAYGDEKVNIVFLPSKHDRITIGKRFQKSIEEEVKDLEKIKEYIGNLHESIRSFTIKYYEEKFHKEYYSTEDRELISEGNISRLTITVVGKEGNIIAEAFDAVSTHLGYVLDIFDINEILERVRKRLTNQLKGRTTKAGQYQVILAPEVVGVFTHEALGHLAEADGALDGILYKLKGKKIAPDFVNISDLPTLNHNKAFGTLIYDDEGVEGREVKIIENGIVREFMTDRYYSAYLGQPPTGNARAQSFRDPPLIRMRNTYMKPGDAELEELFEGIKEGYYMVSPIGGETSPDGTFQFGIQEGYRIENGEIKEPIRNVGISGYTIETLGKIELISKKFDLDAGYCGKYGQVVPVSDGGPYIRLSSIKVGGI from the coding sequence ATGTTTGAGTACCTAAAAAGGGCTGAAATTCTAGGTGCGACATTTGCAGACATTAGATATGAAAAAATTGAGTCAAGATCAATTACTATTACAGAAGAGAGAAAATACTTAAATCAAGGGGAAGAAGAAGGTTACTTCATTAGGGTAATACAAAATAGGAATTTCGGATTTAAAAGTACAAATAAGATAAGTAATATTGATATTGAAGATGCAATTAACAGCGCTTATGGAGATGAGAAAGTCAATATAGTTTTCTTACCTTCTAAACATGACAGAATAACAATCGGAAAGAGATTCCAGAAAAGTATAGAAGAAGAAGTAAAAGATTTAGAGAAGATAAAGGAGTATATAGGAAATTTACATGAGAGTATAAGATCGTTTACAATAAAATATTATGAGGAGAAATTCCACAAGGAATATTATAGTACTGAGGATAGGGAATTAATAAGCGAAGGGAATATTTCCAGATTAACTATCACTGTAGTAGGTAAAGAAGGTAACATAATAGCGGAAGCATTTGACGCAGTTTCTACTCACTTAGGTTACGTGCTTGATATATTTGATATAAACGAAATATTAGAGAGGGTAAGAAAGAGACTAACAAATCAATTAAAAGGAAGAACCACAAAGGCTGGACAGTATCAAGTAATATTAGCACCAGAAGTAGTAGGTGTTTTCACTCATGAGGCTTTAGGCCATTTGGCTGAGGCTGATGGAGCCTTAGATGGTATATTATATAAGTTAAAGGGTAAGAAGATCGCCCCAGATTTCGTTAATATTTCAGATCTCCCTACCTTAAATCATAATAAGGCATTCGGTACTTTAATTTATGACGATGAGGGAGTAGAAGGAAGAGAGGTAAAAATAATAGAAAACGGTATAGTAAGAGAATTTATGACTGATAGATACTATTCAGCATATTTAGGACAACCTCCCACTGGTAATGCTAGAGCTCAGAGTTTTAGAGATCCCCCGCTAATTAGGATGAGGAATACCTATATGAAGCCGGGAGATGCTGAGTTAGAGGAGTTATTTGAGGGCATAAAAGAAGGTTATTATATGGTTTCACCAATAGGTGGTGAGACTAGCCCAGATGGTACTTTTCAATTTGGTATACAAGAAGGTTATAGAATAGAAAATGGAGAAATTAAAGAGCCGATAAGAAATGTAGGAATTTCTGGGTACACTATAGAAACTTTAGGTAAAATCGAGTTAATTTCTAAAAAATTTGATTTAGATGCAGGTTACTGCGGGAAATATGGACAAGTTGTACCAGTAAGTGACGGAGGACCTTATATAAGGTTATCAAGCATTAAGGTGGGGGGAATTTGA
- a CDS encoding homoserine dehydrogenase, translating into MRLLLIGYGNVGRAFRKLLKEKSEKYPILQNIKIEGIITRRGLMIGDKENFNPDKKTTILEAIDEIQPDVIVDMSSPNYKDGEPSVSAYVKALSNGIHVITTNKAPLALKFRELMEIAESKGAKIGFQGTVMSGTPSINLFRVQPVAEVFRIRGILNGTTNYILSRMYEGLNFEEALNEAKEKGYAEEDPTLDLNGFDAAAKLTILVNFMMNRSIRLGDFKFKGIEGISSDEIRRIKSEGKKIKLIAYADNYTIEVSPKVLSSQDPLFYIDGVENALEIENEIQRIIIRGPGAGPINAAYGALTDLVLLLKGCL; encoded by the coding sequence ATGAGATTACTATTAATAGGATATGGGAACGTAGGTAGAGCCTTCAGAAAACTACTAAAGGAAAAAAGTGAGAAATACCCTATTTTGCAGAATATAAAAATTGAAGGAATAATTACTAGAAGGGGATTAATGATAGGAGATAAGGAAAATTTTAACCCAGATAAAAAAACTACCATACTAGAAGCTATAGATGAAATACAACCTGACGTTATTGTTGACATGTCATCGCCAAACTATAAAGATGGAGAACCCTCGGTTAGTGCATACGTTAAGGCCTTATCTAATGGAATTCACGTTATAACTACTAACAAAGCTCCCTTAGCGTTAAAATTTAGAGAATTAATGGAAATAGCGGAGTCTAAAGGTGCTAAGATCGGATTTCAAGGTACCGTTATGAGCGGAACGCCTTCAATAAACTTATTTAGAGTTCAGCCAGTAGCAGAGGTTTTCAGAATTAGGGGGATACTTAACGGGACTACTAACTATATATTGTCGAGAATGTACGAGGGATTAAACTTTGAAGAGGCTTTAAATGAGGCTAAAGAAAAGGGTTATGCAGAAGAAGATCCTACTTTAGATTTAAACGGTTTTGATGCAGCTGCCAAATTGACAATCCTAGTGAATTTTATGATGAATAGAAGTATAAGATTAGGGGACTTTAAGTTTAAGGGAATTGAGGGAATTAGTAGCGATGAGATTAGGCGGATTAAAAGTGAAGGTAAGAAGATAAAACTAATAGCATATGCCGACAATTATACTATAGAAGTATCACCTAAAGTATTAAGTTCTCAAGATCCGTTATTTTATATAGATGGAGTTGAAAACGCATTAGAAATAGAAAACGAAATTCAGAGAATTATAATAAGAGGACCAGGAGCAGGACCTATTAACGCTGCATACGGTGCGCTTACCGACTTAGTACTTTTATTAAAAGGATGTTTGTGA
- a CDS encoding TldD/PmbA family protein, translating to MSERLISRAKNLGISAEIYTIRLKEYQISKERTYRTIKGEEVGFGVRVIYDNRLGFIYGNNLNDTILDNAIKLAKLSDKDNANTLPSPKPLQKITGLYDSEVENSEEKSKELIKEIIELEEKINLTFAEVVTGVYEVSILSTEGVDVSEKRSIVSVFASGIFKENNIVSPEIYEYRFSHGFHIDINELKEELSEKVSVFSKREKIDVKGYDITLTQKAINNLLSPLLSAAVSAENLYRKSTPFNLNERINENLEIIDDPLEPKLPFSRSFDDEGMPSKQNRIIYNGEIKTFLNNTYWSIKTSLENTNSASRTLYGNLIPSYSVLPRISPSNLIIKYKRTESNVEDGTITVDQVQGVHTANYSSGEFSVVASVSWLNKSGERIGLREIVISGDIKNLLKNIVASSKEAKLYGNVVSGKLRVTGLSII from the coding sequence TTGAGCGAGAGACTTATTTCAAGGGCTAAAAACTTAGGAATTTCGGCTGAAATTTACACAATTAGATTAAAGGAATATCAGATATCAAAAGAAAGAACATATAGAACTATTAAGGGAGAAGAAGTAGGATTTGGAGTAAGAGTAATATATGATAACAGGCTAGGATTTATATATGGTAATAATCTAAATGATACTATTTTAGATAATGCAATTAAATTAGCAAAATTAAGTGATAAAGATAATGCTAATACCCTACCTTCGCCAAAACCCTTACAAAAAATTACCGGTTTATATGATAGTGAAGTCGAGAACTCAGAAGAAAAATCTAAGGAATTAATTAAAGAAATTATAGAACTTGAAGAAAAAATAAACTTAACTTTTGCTGAAGTAGTTACTGGGGTTTATGAAGTATCAATTCTTAGTACTGAAGGAGTAGATGTTAGTGAAAAACGTAGTATAGTTAGCGTTTTCGCATCGGGCATTTTTAAGGAGAATAATATCGTTTCACCAGAGATATACGAATATAGGTTTTCACACGGATTTCACATAGATATAAATGAGCTTAAAGAGGAGTTATCAGAAAAAGTGTCTGTATTTAGTAAAAGAGAAAAAATAGACGTTAAAGGATATGATATAACGCTGACTCAGAAGGCTATAAATAACTTGTTAAGTCCTCTTTTATCAGCTGCAGTTTCCGCTGAAAATCTCTATAGGAAAAGCACTCCTTTTAACTTAAATGAACGCATAAATGAAAACCTTGAAATAATTGACGATCCTCTAGAGCCTAAATTACCTTTTAGCAGATCATTTGACGATGAAGGAATGCCATCAAAACAAAACAGAATTATTTATAATGGTGAAATAAAAACATTTCTTAATAATACTTATTGGTCTATAAAGACATCTCTTGAAAATACTAATTCAGCTTCTAGAACATTATATGGAAATTTAATACCATCATACTCAGTTTTACCACGTATAAGTCCATCAAACTTAATTATTAAGTATAAGAGAACTGAATCTAACGTAGAAGATGGAACTATCACAGTAGATCAAGTTCAAGGAGTTCATACAGCAAACTATAGTTCTGGAGAATTTAGTGTGGTAGCAAGCGTCAGCTGGTTAAACAAAAGTGGAGAAAGAATAGGTTTAAGAGAAATTGTAATAAGTGGTGATATTAAGAATTTACTTAAAAATATAGTTGCAAGCTCTAAGGAGGCTAAGTTATATGGGAATGTAGTAAGCGGAAAATTAAGGGTAACTGGTCTATCTATAATTTAG
- a CDS encoding DUF4198 domain-containing protein, with translation MNRQILLALAIMVIVLMAIGMYEGLKYKTEIYVNNLGDSQTNGLYILKVDVIINYGPFGGKSPLASAVIWVYKYNGSTYSFYTYNFTDGNGIATFNLPPGQYKILVTQLHLSYTINLNQNKEIIIEYAYLNS, from the coding sequence ATGAATAGGCAAATTCTCTTAGCGTTGGCAATAATGGTAATAGTCTTAATGGCAATAGGAATGTATGAAGGATTAAAGTATAAAACTGAAATATACGTTAATAACTTAGGAGATTCTCAAACTAATGGATTATATATATTAAAGGTTGACGTTATTATTAATTATGGGCCTTTTGGAGGAAAATCTCCACTTGCAAGTGCTGTAATATGGGTCTATAAATATAATGGTTCTACTTACTCCTTCTATACTTATAACTTCACTGATGGAAACGGTATTGCGACATTTAATTTACCTCCAGGCCAATATAAAATACTAGTAACCCAATTGCACTTATCATATACAATAAATCTAAACCAGAACAAAGAGATTATAATTGAGTACGCTTATTTAAATAGTTGA
- a CDS encoding CopG family ribbon-helix-helix protein, whose amino-acid sequence MNVEKISISLPKDLYKELEDFINSRGIGDRSKVLQIALRNYLDENRGGNELVYGVINLVYDHELASEFLTEVQHEYNSYIISTLHIHANERICIEAIAVKGEKSKLVELTNKLSQARGILKARLLISYPYEST is encoded by the coding sequence ATGAACGTAGAAAAAATAAGCATATCATTACCTAAGGATCTTTATAAAGAATTAGAGGATTTTATAAATAGTAGGGGAATAGGAGACCGATCAAAAGTACTGCAAATAGCCTTGAGGAACTATTTAGATGAAAATAGGGGAGGAAATGAGCTTGTATATGGGGTTATTAACTTAGTTTACGACCATGAATTAGCATCGGAATTTTTAACTGAAGTTCAGCATGAATACAATAGTTATATAATATCTACTCTTCATATTCACGCTAACGAAAGAATATGTATAGAGGCTATAGCGGTAAAGGGTGAAAAAAGTAAACTAGTTGAGTTAACTAATAAATTAAGCCAAGCTAGAGGAATTCTTAAAGCTAGACTGTTAATATCTTATCCATATGAAAGCACTTAA
- the cyoE gene encoding heme o synthase: MSLQHKVKAYLKLGKLGVVSLLDLAAIAGSILGYRHGISLLPIIPMIIGGTLASMGAMIINSGIEIDKDKVMSRTSRRPTVVGYVSKKEAIIVGTILSIFGILMGFLDNILTAFFIALGVTIYVFVYTILLKPRTWLNIVIGGFAGSAAAWAGYVSITNSFTLEGFLLGFLIFMWTPGHFWSLALKYREDYINAHYPMLPAVVGITTSAKAIAISNALMVPVVILLFMYLNPYYLAASAIISLFLLYLSFKLIRNPTKEEAMRSFIFSNIYLMIILLLIILSKLI; encoded by the coding sequence ATGAGTTTACAGCATAAAGTAAAAGCTTACTTAAAATTGGGGAAACTTGGTGTAGTAAGTTTATTAGACCTTGCAGCTATAGCAGGATCAATTTTAGGGTATAGGCATGGTATTTCTCTTCTTCCCATAATCCCAATGATAATTGGAGGAACCTTAGCGTCCATGGGTGCAATGATAATTAACAGTGGGATAGAAATTGATAAAGATAAAGTTATGTCAAGAACCTCAAGAAGACCTACTGTTGTCGGTTATGTTAGTAAGAAGGAGGCTATAATAGTGGGAACTATATTATCGATTTTTGGTATATTAATGGGATTTTTAGATAATATTCTTACCGCATTTTTCATAGCTTTAGGAGTTACAATTTACGTATTTGTTTACACAATTTTGCTAAAACCTAGAACATGGCTTAATATAGTGATAGGTGGATTTGCGGGGAGCGCGGCAGCATGGGCGGGTTATGTTTCAATTACAAATTCCTTTACCTTAGAGGGGTTTCTATTAGGCTTCTTAATATTTATGTGGACCCCAGGCCATTTCTGGTCCTTAGCCCTCAAATATAGGGAAGATTATATAAATGCTCATTATCCTATGTTACCTGCAGTTGTAGGTATAACGACTTCCGCAAAGGCAATAGCTATATCTAATGCGTTAATGGTTCCAGTAGTTATACTGCTATTTATGTACTTAAACCCCTATTATTTAGCTGCTTCAGCAATAATTAGCTTATTCCTCCTATACCTATCCTTTAAACTTATAAGAAATCCTACTAAGGAGGAGGCAATGAGATCATTTATATTCTCTAATATTTATTTAATGATAATTTTACTACTAATTATTCTATCTAAATTAATATGA
- a CDS encoding enoyl-CoA hydratase/isomerase family protein, whose translation METILVKDENPIRWIILNRPDRLNAINLKMIEEIEETLKEVENNDNIKIIIITGNGRAFSAGADISQFKELDPVKAWLFSTKGQGLMNYIEKYPKPTIAMVNGYALGGGLELALSCDIRIASTNAELGFPEINLGIFPGFGGTQRLVRLVGKGKALELMMTGDRIKADYAERLGLVNKVVSPDALENETKQLALKIAEKSHIALRLIKAVVNYGLDSPILSGLEMESLGWGVVFSTEEEKKRVEEFLSKRSK comes from the coding sequence ATGGAGACTATTCTAGTTAAAGATGAAAATCCCATAAGGTGGATAATATTAAATAGACCAGATAGATTAAATGCAATAAATTTAAAAATGATAGAAGAAATTGAGGAAACATTAAAAGAAGTAGAAAATAATGACAATATAAAAATTATAATTATTACAGGTAATGGGAGAGCTTTCTCCGCTGGGGCAGATATATCTCAATTTAAAGAATTAGATCCAGTAAAAGCTTGGCTATTTTCAACTAAAGGTCAAGGGTTAATGAATTACATAGAGAAATATCCTAAGCCAACAATAGCTATGGTAAATGGTTACGCTCTTGGAGGAGGTTTAGAACTAGCCTTAAGCTGCGATATTAGAATAGCCTCGACTAATGCCGAATTAGGTTTTCCAGAGATTAATTTAGGCATCTTTCCGGGCTTTGGTGGTACGCAAAGATTAGTAAGACTAGTAGGAAAAGGAAAAGCATTAGAACTTATGATGACTGGTGATAGGATTAAGGCAGATTATGCTGAAAGGTTAGGTTTAGTTAACAAAGTTGTTAGTCCAGATGCCCTAGAAAATGAGACTAAACAATTGGCATTAAAAATTGCCGAGAAATCTCACATTGCATTAAGATTGATAAAGGCTGTAGTAAATTACGGTTTGGATTCTCCTATATTAAGCGGACTAGAAATGGAAAGTTTAGGTTGGGGTGTAGTGTTTTCTACCGAAGAGGAGAAGAAAAGGGTAGAGGAATTCTTATCTAAGAGGTCTAAATAA
- the amrS gene encoding AmmeMemoRadiSam system radical SAM enzyme, which produces MSKEAVLYKVEGNKIRCLACARRCLIGEGQVGFCGVRSVRNNKLYLDVYGKVAAAHVDPIEKKPLVHFNPGSKVFSFSTFGCNWMCMYCQNFDISQRRKAEGTELTPEEIVDLALGYDVDGMTYTYNEPAIFAEFAHDVGVLAKKRGLFNTMVTNGYWTPELVEYTKDFLDAVTVDFKGNGEQKFMRRYTGANGPEPIIETVRDLYKRGVHVEITDLIIPQIGDNLDAAKQLLSKLYDYLGPDTPIHFLRFHPDYKLNYLPWTPVETLERHYKLAKEMGFKYVYIGNVPGHPYENTYCPNCGKMVIRRYGFDIIEWHLTEDMKCKYCGYKLPIKGKLSRHAFKERFEPVFI; this is translated from the coding sequence ATGTCAAAAGAAGCAGTACTATATAAGGTAGAAGGTAATAAGATACGTTGTTTAGCATGTGCAAGAAGATGTTTAATAGGTGAGGGTCAAGTAGGTTTTTGCGGTGTTAGATCCGTTAGAAATAATAAACTATATTTAGACGTTTATGGCAAAGTAGCAGCTGCTCATGTTGACCCTATTGAAAAGAAGCCTTTAGTACATTTTAATCCAGGATCTAAAGTGTTCTCATTCTCCACATTTGGATGCAATTGGATGTGCATGTATTGTCAGAATTTCGATATAAGTCAAAGAAGAAAAGCTGAAGGGACAGAATTAACGCCAGAAGAAATAGTTGATTTAGCGTTAGGCTACGACGTAGATGGTATGACTTATACTTACAATGAACCAGCTATATTCGCAGAATTTGCTCATGATGTCGGAGTATTAGCTAAGAAACGTGGACTATTTAATACTATGGTAACAAACGGCTATTGGACACCAGAACTAGTGGAGTATACAAAAGATTTCTTAGATGCAGTGACGGTTGATTTTAAAGGCAACGGTGAGCAAAAATTCATGAGAAGATATACTGGAGCTAATGGTCCAGAACCAATAATAGAGACTGTAAGAGATCTATATAAAAGAGGAGTTCATGTGGAAATAACTGATTTAATAATTCCCCAAATAGGCGATAATTTGGATGCTGCAAAACAATTGCTAAGTAAACTTTATGACTATTTAGGTCCAGACACCCCAATACATTTCCTTAGATTTCATCCAGATTATAAGCTAAACTATTTACCTTGGACTCCCGTAGAAACCTTAGAGAGGCATTATAAGTTAGCTAAGGAAATGGGCTTTAAATATGTATATATAGGGAATGTCCCCGGACATCCATATGAGAATACTTACTGCCCCAATTGTGGTAAAATGGTAATAAGAAGATACGGGTTTGATATAATCGAATGGCATTTAACTGAGGATATGAAATGTAAATATTGTGGATATAAATTACCAATAAAAGGTAAACTATCCAGACATGCTTTTAAAGAAAGATTTGAACCAGTATTTATTTAG